The window CCGTCTGCCGKATCAGGCTTGTCTTGCCGCTACCGCATGGCCCGAACACATAMAGGGCATCAGACGGCTCCATRAACCAGACCACCACTTCCCGCATGGTATCGTGGAACATATAGTCAGGATTTATTTCYGGAGTRTTYCTGCATGGGAAYTCAAATCCCTTGATCTTCCTGCCGGATGCTCTGCCGCTAAAAACCAGTCCTGCATCCATATCTATGACATTGAGTGTAGAAAGTTCTGTATTCATGCGGCTTTCTCCTTCTTATTACGGTTGATGTAAAGTCTCTCRTGGGGGTCAGATGTTTTGCTTGCCCTCTGCAACAGCTCACGGGCTTCACCTTCGGACATGATGGCTGTAAGCTCTGCTTCCAGAWGYCGWTTTATCCAGAGAGCTTCTGCCGTTGACTATGGCCACCCWGAACCTGAAATCTCCGGTATCCAGCCAGTTGCCGTCCGGGTTCATCAAGTAATACTGTCTGCGGATACGATTCTCCTGATCACGGATCTCCTTATCCAGGRYTGYTTTCTTRTTTTTRAGATCTTCCAGCAGGGTAAACTGCTCGTTGCAKKCGGGATCATGGACGGACTGCATGACAAACTTAGGGCAGCCCACAGCATGGTYGCACCAGTCACAGAGAGGATGAAAACCCTTACAATGCTCCACATCGTTAAGACGGATCAGRCCACTTTGATATGTATGCATCCTCTCCCAGATACGGCGGGCTACCTTTTCACATATCCCCCACAGCAGATAATCCGGRCGGTAGGGGCCAAAGGGTTTTACGCCACTCATATTCARACAGAGAACCCAGCCCTGWATATCCACRCYWTCRGRAGTATCKGGCATTYTCACCCCCAGCTCCTTYAKGRCTATCTCAGGGAAGGTCAGGTTCTTATGGTTTTTGGTACTGAAGCAGGGYTGATCCCAATATGCGGATACAATGCCAAGCTGACCGTAGAGCTGGGTTTCATGGGAAGCRTACAGACTGGCGGGTATATGCTCCGTGCTTTTGATTTCAAGGATGCGAACAGCAGGAGTCTTGCCACCCCAGGCCATGGTAAAATCCAGATGGGCTTTCATCGGCATACCGTCATTGACTATGGCCACCTCCAGTTGATGGATGGGCTTTGAACCGTTGGACCGCAGAACTTCTCCCATGCCGGATTCAAACCAGTGACCCCGCTGAAACACCAACTCCCTTTGCAGGGTTGCAAGTATCCTCTCCGTATCTTCCTCGGCATACCACCGGGCGACTTCTTCAGGACKGKWTGCTTTTTGAAACTTATCCGCCACAGCAGCACGAAGACACTCCATGCCCCTGCCWATATCCGACATACCGATATAAGAAGACCTGTCTCCAAGATCTGCTTTCATGTTCTGACTCCGGGCMAGRAGACCCTTGGTRATCTGAGCCARAAGMCCCATGGACTCTTTTGTGTGATGGATGGTCATGACTGCCTYCTTTAAACGCAMMAAGGCCCACCGGYTAATACCGGCAGGCCCTGTGTCTGGATGAATRGGGATGGGATGTTCAGGCTGCGGATTGCTGGCTGTGCTTCCACCAGAGTTTGCGCTCTGCGTTCCAGCGGAACCCTGCTTCTTTGAGRATATCCTTTTTRGGCATGGTGTCTCCCGTRGCCGCTATGTAGGCCCTTCCATCCTCGGTATGAACCGTGTTGTAGAAGATRCCRTCAAGACKKAGGCAGGGTATCCATACTGGAGGGCTGATTTTGGGGATTCTGAGGAGTAGAAGGTRCCTGATTTACCGGRGGAAATGGATCGTTTTGAGGCTTTGGTGACTGTGGGAAGTTATTTTGTTTTTGTGGATTTTTGTTGTTTCTGATGCAGGCCCCTTCAGCATCATCATCGTTTTCTGTAATRATMCCAACCATGGAAGACAGGGCATAGCGTCTGGCATAGGTGATGGCGGAACCGTASCCTTGGGGATCRTTTTTRGACAAAGGCATCATGAGCAGGGAAGACTGCCACTGGCCTGATTCTGCGTGCATAAGYTTKGTWACSAGYCCCAGATGMCCGGTTTCTACAGGAACAGGATACTGCGTCACCCAGACTCCGTTCTTAATTAAAATACTGCTGCAAGCCTCCATGACARAGCTTAGGGTGGCGTACATRCTGTTGGTATAGGTGTTTTTCCTGTCCTTTTGAACAGGCCTTAATTCCTGCTGCACCCGGAGCATGGCCTTGGCAAGCTCCTTCACATCCGCTGAGCTGTACTGTTCGATAACCATAGTRACCTCCTTTAAATTAAAGACCCCCGCTGCCCGTAAAAAGGCAGAAGGGGTCTGGTTTTGGATAGATAACAGGTGAATAATGTTTC of the Desulfobotulus mexicanus genome contains:
- a CDS encoding ERF family protein, giving the protein MVIEQYSSADVKELAKAMLRVQQELRPVQKDRKNTYTNSMYATLSXVMEACSSILIKNGVWVTQYPVPVETGHLGLVTKLMHAESGQWQSSLLMMPLSKNDPQGYGSAITYARRYALSSMVGIITENDDDAEGACIRNNKNPQKQNNFPQSPKPQNDPFPPVNQXPSTPQNPQNQPSSMDTLPXS
- a CDS encoding AAA family ATPase yields the protein MNTELSTLNVIDMDAGLVFSGRASGRKIKGFEFPCRNTPEINPDYMFHDTMREVVVWFMEPSDALYVFGPCGSGKTSLIRQTAARLNYPVFDVTGHGRLEFNDLVGHLSLQDGMMVYQYGPLSLAMRYGGLFLLNEIDLLDPATLSGLNGILDGAAFVXP